The window CTGTGAAAGTCCTGCCAGGGATCATATACATGGTTTGTAAATAAACTGATTATTGTTTTGACATAATAAATATTCTGCTTGTAACTTAAAAACACTGTATTAAAAGGCAGGAATGGACTTACACTCTCAGAGCCTGAATtatgtgttaaaatgttcatatttcatattaattaaatgtgtatttatgtaattGTTATAGAATTTATTATTAAGCAAAAACTGAGATtcactttactttaaaaaacaaaaaatacaataaaaaacaaacacaaaacttattttcttttctcattttaatgtttttcttatggAAGACTGTTGCTGTAAAAGTGTAATTAATTCATATTTAGTGTGAATACTTTCCTGTTTACCTTTTATTAAGTTAAATTTGGGattatttgttcatattttgcaCTGCAGTGTaatttttaaaccttttattctattttaaatcctatttattgtttcattcatttctcatgtttcatgtttgcTGCAGGaataaaagcaagaaaacattTATGACTCATGAGCCCGAAAAGTCGTCCAGCAGTAAATGTGTacaatgtatttaattattacTGAACGCGCTCTGactctcccatctctctctctctctatatatatgtttaatattaagCAAATATTATACAGACATTGATCATTGATCGTGCTGCTGTGTGTTCTTCAAACTCATTGATGACGTCGTTATGTAAGAAATGTTCTGACctgattaaaaatgttgaactgttcctttaaaaagcagccGCTGGACAAATGTTCAtagattttattatttcaaaacacatgaaaaatatcatctataaaattattttttaaaaaaagcaacagtgTGCATTTCAGCATCATAATTAACATAAATTAATGTTTCATCCAATCAGAATACAGCATCTCACTGGGCCGGCTTACATCAGGCGAGAACCAGAGGCTGAATCCAGATGTTTATCCTCCGTGACGCGTCGTCACGTCTGCGAAGGCGTTTCCATGGAGATGAAGTGAAATTCCTGAACCTGTACCTCATTTCAAGTGTTTTCTGAATGTTTCTTCATGGTTCTGATAAGAGCAGCAGTTCAGATTTTGTTCACGAGCTGCTGATTTTATCTTCAGACTGTCGACGACAGAAACATCGTCTGCTGCTCTTTAACGGAGATTATTACGCCTGCAGGCTGTAACTCTGTTTATATTATAACAAAACTACAGAAATTCACTTACAGaacaaagaaaatgtcatcaaaaGATGTTACACagtctgttattattattattattattgatagtaacaataattattatcattctATAGCCTTTTGCTGCGGGATTGTGGGTAATTCTCTGCAGCCTGAGTGGACCTTGAGGACTTGATGACGGCGAGTTTTGACTCGCAGACTTCCTGCGAACGAACCTGCAGTCTGGACATCTGGATTCAGCCAAACACTGAGACGCTGAACAGAAAAGGTCAAAAGGTCACAAACTGTGTCTGTAACAACTACAACTCCCAGAAAGCATTGCTGTAATAACCATACAATCAGAGCACTTCAGACTCTGTTGCTGTGCGGTTGGTCTTTGCAGGAATTACTGGATACATTCAGAAAACTTTATCAGTTCACATCTGGATTATTCACACAGTTCTAGATGGAGGCGTCTCCATAGTAACAGCCACTGAAGCTCATGGGTACTGTAGTATTTAGAGACCAACCTGAGGAAACGTAAACTGGAGTTCAGCAGCAGGTTACTGTTCAAACAAAATCAGAGGCTCCGCCCACCTCCACAGGTGTTTGCTCTGATTGGTTAAAACAGGTCCACTTCCTGTCTCACACCCACCACTCAGattcttattaaaaaaaaaacaaaacaaaaaaatattattctactttaaacaaaacatcagttcataaaaatactgtttttaatttctgtctGGATGCGCATTTTAACATTAGTGACTCAGAGCCGCCGCCTCCGCGGCGTGGCATTCATGCGTAGCTGCACTTGTGCAGCTTCAGGTTGCGTTGGTCCGCGTATCTCTTCCCGCACTTGTCGCAGATGTACTGCTTGCCGCCGGCGTGGACGTGCCTCTTGTGCGTGCGCAGGTGGCTGCCCTGGCTGAAGGTCTTGCCGCAGACGTCGCAGctgtacggcttctctccagtgtggaCGCGCATGTGCAGCTTcaggctgttgttgttgttgaacttCTTGTCGCAGGAGTCGCAGGCGAACGGCCGTTCTTTGGAGTGCGTGCGGCCGTGTGAGATCAGGCTGCTCTGCTGGCTGAACGTCTTGCCGCACTCCGGGCAGCTGAACGGCCGCTCGCCGGTGTGGATCCGCCGGTGGATCTTCAGGTTCACCGACTGGCGGAAACTCTTCCCGCAGACGTCGCAGCTGAACGGCCGCACGCCGCTGTGGATCCTCTGGTGGTTCTTTAGGTTGACGGCGTGGCGGAAGGTCTTGGGGCACTCCTCGCACTTGAAGGGCTTCTGCCCGGTGTGGATGAGCTCGTGTGTTTTGAGCGTGACGGCGCGGGTGAAGCCTTTCCCGCACACGCCGCACACAAAGATCTTCTTGCCGGTGTGGGTGTGGCCGTGGCGGTGCAGGTTCTGCAGCAGGTTGAAGCGGCGGCCGCACAGCTCGCAGCCATATGGCTTCTCGCCTGTGTGGATGATGGCGTGTGTCTTCAGCTGCGCCTGCTTGGAGAAACACTTCCCACACTGCGGACACTCGTACGGCCGCTCGCCAGTATGCGTGCGCATGTGGCTCTGCAGGCTCTGCCGCTGCCGGAACGCTCGGCCGCACTCGCTGCAGCTGAACGGCTTCTCGCCCGTGTGGATACGATAATGAGACTTCAGGTTGCTCTGAGACGTGAAGGATTTACCGCACGCCGTGCACATGAAGTACTTCCATGTGACACTCTGCAGCACGAACTCCGGAGAACCCGGAACCTTCGCACACtcggggtcagaggtcaccggCTGGGCGGCCTCGACACGAGCTCCTGCAGGGAGAACACACCGATCAATCacctgatcagctgatcatgtACAGACAGATATTGATAGCTATTGATCTGATCTGACAGATATCGATCAGGTACTGACTCTCAGCGATGGCTCCCAGGTCGATGTTGCCGTGTTCGTCTTTAACAGTGACCGCCAGGACGAACGGCGTTTCCACTCCTTCCTCTGGCGGTTTGGCCTGCAGTGACAAAATGTTCCGATGTTACATCAGGTCAGTGAACGCATCATGGACGGACAGGTGAGGCAGTGGGTGAGTCTTACCTGAGCGGATCCGTCTGTGTCGGCGCTCTGCAGCCGGAGTCCATATGAGTGTTCGACCTCTGCAACGGACAGATCACACGCCACGTTagctatgacatcatcatgcaGTGCGTTTGATCAGCGGGGGGGCGGGGCCTGTATACGTACCGACGCGCGCCTTGTTGAGGACGCTGAGGATACTGGTCTGCGGTCTCTTGCCGCCCCTCCCCGCCTGCAGCTCCACCAGCAGTTTGGCTTCATCCACGATGTTCACAATCTTCCCCAAAGCCTCGTTTCCCAAAGTCTCCATGATGGAGGCGAACcgcacctgagacacacacatacacacacacacacaaacacacacacacatacacacaaacacacacacacattttgagaTTCTCATTGACATTTGTTTGATTCTCATCTGTTGAACGTTTGTAAAATAACGTTCAAATCGACTTGCTTGTTCCAGAGATTTCTGTAAATATCAAAAGTCAAACTGATTCTGAACAAACCCTCAGTTGTAACATCACATTCctcaaaagagaaagaaactcAATTTATTCTAAACATTTGTCAAGAATGCGGAAGAAAAATACTAATACTGATATAACTAATATAACTTATACTAAATAAACAAAGTTACTGTAAATACACGACTGTAGATTTTCCAGCTGTTGTCCTTCAACTTCCCAACAGAACAGAATTAAATCCATTTAATCTAAAGTTGTATTTTAAATTGATTCATATCAAGTGAAATAAAGACATTAATCCCACATTAaccgtgtgtatgtgtgtgtgtataccagtggaggtggagtgggggacagaggaggacgggtgcctgctgacctccgcagggcgggatctcttacattggacttaatgtatttcgttatttttcatgctaatctttGATTGGCCATGatacgtaaaatgacgctccaagggaggctgtcctccctaaccaatcaacaaccagaatgcaatattgacattgagttggtccaatgatagtttccagaattcATCGTCagttctctccactgtaaggcagagtagcagcagtggatagctccttgcgttagccaatgcaacagttagcttgttgtagcagcctgaaggactctttatacatccatggaaggactgttaaggactgttgttaagctaacgggagaaattatctggactgtgcagcgcagcagcagcaggacgctgccgAGGAGGAGAAGCAACcagagagttagcttgtttgtcattgttgctaatgatatcagactggttaagcagcagccataaagttctgttaactaacaaacaagatgaccaacagtcacTAATGGACGTTAtaacatgaatacttcatctccatgatagaaagaagacgtcagataacgtgagtcagatacagcttctctctctctgtctctttggtcgctaatttcatctctgatggttaaatgtctctgtgtgaatttatctccttaacaagaatgcagcagagatcacagaatgtgttgtgggtaacgtta is drawn from Thunnus thynnus chromosome 20, fThuThy2.1, whole genome shotgun sequence and contains these coding sequences:
- the si:ch211-207i20.2 gene encoding zinc finger protein ZFP2 — protein: MSSSAALHTQLATVMESLVHAAVAELKKLVEDSSAGEQPPPPAREQEESRDQMVRFASIMETLGNEALGKIVNIVDEAKLLVELQAGRGGKRPQTSILSVLNKARVEVEHSYGLRLQSADTDGSAQAKPPEEGVETPFVLAVTVKDEHGNIDLGAIAERARVEAAQPVTSDPECAKVPGSPEFVLQSVTWKYFMCTACGKSFTSQSNLKSHYRIHTGEKPFSCSECGRAFRQRQSLQSHMRTHTGERPYECPQCGKCFSKQAQLKTHAIIHTGEKPYGCELCGRRFNLLQNLHRHGHTHTGKKIFVCGVCGKGFTRAVTLKTHELIHTGQKPFKCEECPKTFRHAVNLKNHQRIHSGVRPFSCDVCGKSFRQSVNLKIHRRIHTGERPFSCPECGKTFSQQSSLISHGRTHSKERPFACDSCDKKFNNNNSLKLHMRVHTGEKPYSCDVCGKTFSQGSHLRTHKRHVHAGGKQYICDKCGKRYADQRNLKLHKCSYA